One genomic window of Kaistia geumhonensis includes the following:
- a CDS encoding sensor histidine kinase → MYRDYSSLAGETEAAGTTARPGDGMERWRSAGALHDLGNLVQVASSALNRAAGALDMAAAPNIEPLVSAARDALAHVATLVRSMAEGTAGGRGRAALADVDACLVEVAGLVAATSEEAIHVDLSIDGELPPARCDRTGLRSALLNLLINAREAMPGGGRISVGASATTSGAGSWIVVTVTDEGIGMTKETAGRAFEPFFTTKSRGLGGVGLPMVRDFVELHGGSIAMESIVGAGTTIMLRLPAANWRL, encoded by the coding sequence ATGTATCGCGACTATTCCAGTCTTGCCGGGGAAACCGAGGCAGCCGGGACCACGGCGCGGCCGGGCGACGGCATGGAGCGCTGGCGATCCGCCGGCGCGCTGCACGACCTTGGCAATCTCGTGCAGGTGGCGTCCTCCGCGCTCAATCGTGCCGCCGGCGCTCTGGACATGGCGGCGGCGCCCAATATCGAGCCGCTGGTGAGCGCGGCGCGAGACGCCCTCGCCCATGTCGCGACGCTCGTGCGCAGCATGGCGGAGGGCACCGCCGGGGGGCGGGGCCGGGCGGCACTGGCCGATGTCGATGCCTGTCTCGTCGAGGTCGCGGGGCTCGTTGCCGCCACGTCCGAGGAGGCGATCCATGTCGATCTCAGCATCGACGGCGAATTGCCGCCGGCGCGCTGCGACCGGACCGGTCTCAGAAGCGCGCTGCTCAACCTCCTGATCAATGCACGCGAGGCGATGCCCGGCGGCGGAAGGATCAGCGTCGGCGCTTCGGCCACCACGAGCGGCGCCGGATCATGGATCGTCGTCACCGTCACGGACGAGGGGATCGGCATGACGAAGGAAACGGCTGGCCGGGCCTTCGAGCCGTTCTTCACGACCAAGTCGCGCGGCCTTGGCGGAGTCGGGCTGCCCATGGTCCGCGACTTCGTCGAACTCCACGGCGGCAGCATCGCGATGGAAAGTATCGTCGGGGCCGGCACCACGATCATGCTCCGCCTTCCGGCGGCCAACTGGCGGCTCTGA